One Cucumis sativus cultivar 9930 chromosome 1, Cucumber_9930_V3, whole genome shotgun sequence DNA segment encodes these proteins:
- the LOC101204113 gene encoding uncharacterized protein LOC101204113 isoform X1 has product MRQLTGRIKEMKRFGINVEGTVVVLRHAALEKPFLPYLVPLFFLAWAFDKWVFSFSNWIPLAIAVWATLQYGRFQRQLLVEELNKKWKQIVLDTSPSTPLEHCEWLNKLLTEIWPNYINPKLSLKFSTIVEKRLKHRRPKLIERIELLEFSLGSCPPGLGLRGTQWSTSGNQRIMRLGFDWDTNEMSIMLLAKLAMPFTGTARIVINSIHIMGDLLLRPILDGRAILYSFVFTPEVRIGVAFGSGGSQSLPATELPGVSSWLVKLLTDFIVRTMVEPRRRCFSLPAVDLGKKAVSGTIYVTVISASKLSRNSLRGNSSRKPLSTYMNSPLDENLIDKDDLQTFVEVELDELSRRTAVRLGSNPVWNSTFNMILHEDTGTLRFNLYESNPSNVKYDYLASCEVKMKYAADDSTSFWAIGSDSEVIAKHSEFCGKEVEMVVPFEGVDCGELTVKLIVKEWQFSDGSHSSHNFQVRPQQSVNGSSNFASRTGRKMAITLVEGKDLSLKDKSGKCESYVKLEYGKALLKTRTGISVNPNWNQKFELDEIGGGEYLKVKCFGVDIFGDENIGTARVNLEGLHEGVVRDVWVPLEKVNSGELRLMIEAVKADDYEGSRGSNIGSNNGWIELVIIEAKDLVAADIGGTSDPYVRVQYGNLKKRTKVMFKTLNPHWNQTLEFPDDGSPLLLHVKDHNALLPTSSIGDCVVEYQRLPPNQMADKWIPLQGVKRGEIHVQITRKVPDLEKERRLSLEPSSDSESSVTKAHQVSSQMKQTISKFHALIEEANLDGLSAPLNELERLEELQEEYILQLETEQMLLISKVKELGQEILSSSSTTSWRSSGN; this is encoded by the exons ATGAGGCAGTTAACTGGAAGGATAAAGGAAATGAAGCGTTTCGGGATCAATGTTGAAGGAACTGTTGTGGTTTTGCGTCATGCTGCTTTGGAAAAGCCTTTTCTTCCATATTTGGTTCCTCTGTTTTTTCTGGCTTGGGCTTTCGATAAatgggttttttctttctctaattggaTTCCGCTTGCTATTGCCGTGTGGGCGACTTTACAG TATGGGAGGTTTCAACGTCAACTACTAGTAGAGGAGTTGAACAAGAAATGGAAGCAAATTGTACTAGACACCTCG CCCAGTACACCACTTGAGCACTGTGAATGGTTAAATAAGCTGTTGACGGAGATTTGGCCTAACTACATCAACCCAAAACTTTCATTGAAGTTCTCTACTATTGTTGAG AAACGATTAAAACACCGGAGGCCGAAACTTATT GAGAGAATAGAATTGTTGGAGTTTTCTTTAGGCTCATGTCCTCCTGGCTTGGGTCTTCGTGGGACTCAATGGTCAACTTCTGGTAATCAG AGAATCATGCGCTTGGGTTTTGATTGGGACACAAATGAAATGAGTATTATGTTGCTTGCCAAGTTGGCCATGCCATTTACTGGAACTGCACGGATTGTAATCAATAGCATTCACATAATGGGTGAT CTTCTCCTGAGGCCAATCTTGGATGGGAGAGCAATTTTgtattcatttgttttcacTCCAGAAGTGAGAATAGGAGTTGCTTTTGGAAGTGGTGGAAGCCAGTCGTTACCTGCAACTGAGCTGCCGGGCGTTTCCTCTTGGCTG GTTAAACTTCTAACAGATTTTATAGTAAGGACAATGGTTGAACCTCGGCGCCGCTGTTTCTCATTGCCAGCTGTTGATCTGGGCAAAAAGGCTGTTAGTGGTACAATATATGTGACAGTCATCTCAGCCAGCAAGCTTTCCAGAAACAGCTTGAGAGGAAACTCTTCCAGGAAACCACTGAGTACTTATATGAATAGTCCACTAGACGAAAACTTAATTGATAAGGATGATTTGCAGACATTTGTCGAGGTGGAACTTGATGAGCTAAGTAGGAGGACTGCTGTAAGATTAGGCTCCAACCCTGTATGGAATTCAACATTCAATATGATTCTACATGAAGATACAGGAACTCTTCGGTTCAATTTATATGAGTCAAATCCAAGCAATGTGAAGTATGACTATCTAGCCAGTTGTGAAGTAAAG ATGAAGTACGCTGCTGATGATTCTACATCATTTTGGGCAATAGGATCTGACTCTGAAGTGATTGCAAAGCACAGTGAGTTTTGTGGAAAAGAGGTCGAAATGGTTGTCCCATTTGAAGGAGTCGATTGTGGGGAG TTAACAGTGAAGCTTATTGTTAAAGAGTGGCAATTTTCTGATGGTTCACATAGCTCGCATAATTTTCAAGTTAGACCTCAACAATCAGTTAATGGATCTTCAAACTTTGCTTCAAGAACTGGAAGGAAGATGGCTATTACCCTTGTAGAAGGAAAAGATCTTAGTTTGAAGGATAAATCTGGGAAGTGTGAGTCATATGTAAAATTGGAATATGGGAAG GCTCTCCTGAAAACAAGAACTGGTATTTCTGTAAATCCTAATTGGAATCAGAAGTTTGAGCTTGATGAGATTGGAGGTGGTGAATACCTCAAGGTAAAATGCTTTGGTGTAGATATATTCGGCGACGAAAATATCGGTACTGCCCGAGTTAATTTGGAAGGACTTCATGAAGGAGTAGTCAGGGATGTATGGGTCCCCCTCGAAAAAGTAAATTCTGGAGAACTAAGGCTAATGATAGAGGCAGTCAAGGCAGATGACTATGAAGGATCAAGG GGTTCAAACATAGGCTCAAATAATGGTTGGATAGAACTTGTTATCATAGAAGCTAAAGATTTGGTTGCTGCTGATATTGGAGGGACAAGCGACCCTTATGTAAGAGTACAATATGGaaacttgaagaaaagaacaaag GTTATGTTCAAAACTTTAAATCCTCATTGGAATCAGACCTTAGAGTTCCCTGATGATGGCAGCCCTTTACTGTTGCATGTGAAAGACCACAATGCTTTGCTACCCACATCAAGCATAGGTGACTGTGTTGTCGAGTATCAAAGATTGCCTCCAAACCAAATGGCTGACAAATGGATACCTCTTCAAGGGGTTAAACGAGGAGAGATCCACGTCCAAATCACAAGAAAAGTTCCAGAtctagagaaagagagaagactTAGTTTAGAACCCTCCTCGGATTCTGAATCATCTGTCACCAAGGCACATCAAGTTTCAAGTCAG ATGAAGCAGACAATCAGCAAGTTTCATGCTTTAATCGAGGAGGCTAATCTCGACGGTCTTTCGGCACCATTGAATGAACTAGAAAGACTGGAGGAACTGCAAGAGgaatatatattacaacttgAAACTGAACAAATGCTTCTTATAAGTAAGGTAAAGGAGCTTGGCCAGGAAATTCTTAgttcttcttcaacaactaGTTGGAGATCTTCTGGAAATTGA
- the LOC101219948 gene encoding CRM-domain containing factor CFM3, chloroplastic/mitochondrial, with translation MAFATAKLSELPFKNSFPLSSHSRTLLSNHPNFSLQILNTFSSLRTHTEHSGKRIPKTSHNSAPPSSSSSSSSWISKWPSGSSRNDRKVEKKVVRPSRHDRTDRAENQSEYLDKDKGQTAIERIVLRLRNLGIGSDDEDEDEDEEDGEDDGLDSLKARPVTGEERLGDLLQREWIRPDASLVSNEDGEDGMVLPWEREEERGEEEECGRGLKRRNMKAPTLAELTIEDEELRRLRRMGMSIRERINVPKAGTTQAVLEKIHGKWRKEELVRLKFHEELAHDMKTAHEIVERRTGGLVLWRSGSVMVVYRGSNYEGPSKIKPLTRDGDGVFIPDVSSATTSTSDNVAASVPEKTMMPIGPPMSNEGLSEEEAEYNQLLDGLGPRFVEWWGTGVLPVDADQLPPSIPGYKTPFRLLPTGMRSRLTNAEMTQMRKLAKSLPCHFALGRNRNHQGLAVAILKLWEKSLVVKIAVKRGIQNTNNKLMAEEIGNLTGGVLLLRNKYFIVIYRGKDFLPPSVAVALTERQELTKQIQDVEEKVRNKVVEATSLSINGQAPAGTLAEFYEAQSRWGREITAEEREKMVEESSRAKTARLVRRIEHKLGVAQAKKLRAEKLLSKIEASMILSSPDDDQETITDEERVMFRRVGLRMTAYLPMGIRGVFDGVVENMHLHWKHRELVKLISKQKTLAFVEETARLLEYESGGILVSIDRVPKGYALVYYRGKNYRRPIALRPRNLLTKAKALKRSVAMQRHEALSQHISELEQNIEQMKKEIGVTEDSDDENKLSSQDRPVSESFQDKEAYLSAVSDVDNDEDSNDEDSEYEEDEDDDFDFSDSESTDDPLN, from the exons ATGGCCTTTGCAACTGCCAAACTATCTGAACTTCCATTCAAGAACTCATTTCCACTCTCCTCCCACTCCCGTACACTTCTCTCTAATCATCCCAATTTCTCTTTGCAGATTCTTAACACTTTCTCTTCTCTCCGTACCCATACTGAGCATAGCGGCAAAAGAATCCCTAAAACCTCTCACAATTCTGCacccccttcttcttcttcttcttcttcttcttggatCTCCAAATGGCCTTCTGGGAGCTCACGGAATGATCGTAAAGTCGAGAAGAAGGTGGTCCGACCGTCCCGACATGATCGGACTGATCGAGCGGAGAATCAGTCCGAGTACTTAGATAAGGATAAGGGGCAGACTGCAATTGAGCGAATCGTGCTTCGCTTACGGAATTTAGGGATAGGTTCAGATGATGAGGACGAGGACGAGGACGAGGAGGATGGAGAGGATGACGGATTGGATTCTCTCAAGGCAAGGCCGGTGACTGGGGAGGAAAGACTTGGGGATTTACTTCAACGTGAATGGATACGACCTGATGCCTCATTGGTTTCGAATGAGGATGGGGAGGATGGAATGGTTTTACCTTGGGAAAGAGAGGAGGAAAGGGGTGAAGAGGAGGAGTGTGGAAGGGGGTTGAAGAGGAGAAATATGAAGGCTCCGACTTTAGCTGAATTGACTATTGAAGATGAGGAGCTGAGGCGACTGAGGCGAATGGGGATGTCTATTAGAGAGCGGATTAATGTACCGAAAGCGGGGACTACACAGGCAGTGTTGGAGAAGATTCATGGGAAATGGAGGAAGGAGGAATTGGTAAGGCTTAAGTTCCATGAGGAACTTGCGCATGATATGAAGACAGCACATGAGATTGTAGAG CGACGAACTGGGGGATTGGTTCTATGGAGGTCTGGAAGTGTTATGGTTGTTTACCGCGGTAGTAACTATGAAGGACCTTCTAAAATTAAACCCCTTACAAGGGATGGGGATGGGGTATTCATCCCAGATGTCTCTTCTGCTACCACTTCAACGAGTGACAATGTTGCAGCTTCAGTTCCAGAGAAGACTATGATGCCGATTGGGCCTCCTATGTCTAACGAGGGCTTGTCAGAGGAAGAAGCTGAATACAACCAACTACTAGATGGTTTAGGTCCTCGTTTTGTTGAATGGTGGGGCACGGGAGTGCTTCCTGTTGATGCCGATCAGCTTCCTCCAAGTATTCCGGGTTACAAAACTCCTTTCAGGCTTCTTCCAACTGGAATGCGGTCTCGACTTACCAATGCAGAGATGACTCAGATGAGGAAACTTGCAAAATCCTTACCTTGTCATTTTGCCCTTG GGAGAAATAGGAACCATCAGGGTTTGGCTGTTGCTATACTTAAACTTTGGGAAAAAAGCCTAGTGGTTAAAATTGCTGTCAAAAGAGGCATACAGAACACCAATAATAAACTCATGGCTGAGGAGATAGGG AACTTAACAGGAGGTGTGTTACTATTGaggaataaatattttatcgtcATATACCGTGGGAAGGATTTTCTCCCACCAAGTGTAGCTGTAGCTTTGACAGAAAGGCAGGAATTAACAAAACAGATTCAAGATGTGGAAGAGAAAGTTCGTAATAAAGTGGTCGAGGCAACTTCATTAAGCATTAATGGACAGGCACCTGCAGGTACCTTGGCCGAATTCTATGAGGCTCAGTCCAGATGGGGAAGGGAAATAACTGCTGAAGAGCgtgaaaaaatggttgaagaaaGCTCCAGAGCAAAAACTGCAAGACTTGTCAGACGAATTGAACACAAGCTAGGTGTT GCCCAAGCGAAGAAACTTAGAGCAGAAAAATTGCTATCTAAAATCGAAGCATCCATGATTCTTTCTAGCCCCGACGATGACCAGGAAACAATAACAGATGAGGAACGAGTCATGTTTCGGAGGGTTGGGTTACGAATGACCGCATATTTACCTATGG GCATTCGTGGTGTCTTTGATGGTGTTGTTGAAAACATGCATTTACACTGGAAGCATAGAGAGCTTGTGAAGTTAATTAGCAAGCAAAAAACACTTGCTTTTGTGGAAGAAACTGCAAGATTGTTGGAGTATGAGAGTGGTGGAATACTTGTTTCGATAGATAGAGTTCCAAAAGGGTATGCCCTTGTTTACTATCGTGGAAAGAATTATCGTCGACCCATTGCCTTGAGACCAAGAAACTTACTTACAAAGGCAAAAGCATTGAAGCGTTCAGTTGCCATGCAGCGTCACgag GCTCTCAGTCAGCACATATCTGAACTCGAGCAAAACATAGagcaaatgaagaaagaaatt GGTGTCACTGAAGATTCAGATGATGAGAATAAATTGTCGTCTCAGGATCGGCCTGTCTCAGAATCTTTCCAA GACAAGGAAGCATATTTGTCTGCTGTTTCAGATGTTGACAATGATGAAGATAGCAATGATGAAGACAGTGAATACGAAGAGGATGAAGATGACGATTTTGATTTTTCCGACTCAGAAAGCACTGACGATCCACTGAACTAG
- the LOC101219708 gene encoding protein CUP-SHAPED COTYLEDON 1, with product MEENLPPGFRFHPTDEELISYYLTQKLSDSSFTSKAIGVVDLNKNEPWDLPAKATMGEKEWYFFSLRDRKYPTGLRTNRATEAGYWKTTGKDKEIFGSVGHALVGMKKTLVFYKGRAPRGEKSNWVMHEYRQQSSHFFKPSKEEWVVCRVFQKQNTPKKPQQSSSSQPSLSSPCDTNSIVNEFGDHIELSNFNNNNIISSQQTYENNNMINNNNNNNNMMNMNMNLNLNNWVSPTNETLIPSLSWPLNSNLLTSSNNLSMNSLLLKALQLRTFQQQRDNVLASSSSNTFNNNIHDHRHQAANIVHSQFGTTNDHLSCFQPSSSSKVFEPSSQQQQEEQPLNLDSLW from the exons ATGGAGGAAAATCTACCTCCTGGATTCAGATTTCACCCAACTGATGAAGAACTCATTTCTTATTATCTCACTCAAAAACTTTCTGATTCTTCTTTCACTTCCAAAGCAATTGGAGTTGTGGATCTCAACAAGAATGAACCTTGGGATCTTCCAG CTAAAGCTACGATGGGAGAGAAAGAGTGGTACTTTTTCAGCTTACGAGATCGAAAATACCCAACCGGGCTCCGAACCAATCGAGCGACGGAGGCGGGTTATTGGAAGACGACGGGGAAAGACAAGGAAATCTTTGGCAGTGTTGGTCATGCTTTGGTTGGGATGAAGAAAACTCTTGTGTTTTACAAGGGAAGAGCTCCTCGAGGTGAGAAAAGTAATTGGGTTATGCACGAATACCGCCAACAGAGTAGCCATTTTTTCAAACCCTCCAAG GAAGAATGGGTAGTTTGCAGGGTATTTCAGAAACAAAATACACCAAAAAAACCACAAcaatcatcatcatctcaacCATCTCTTTCATCTCCTTGTGATACAAATTCAATTGTCAATGAATTTGGAGATCATATTGAATTATCAAacttcaacaataataatattatttcatcTCAACAAACATATGAAAACAACAACATGatcaataacaacaacaataataataacatgatgaatatgaatatgaatttgaatttgaataattgGGTTTCACCAACAAATGAAACCCTAATTCCTTCACTTTCATGGCCACTTAATTCCAATCTTCTAACTTCTTCGAATAATCTTTCTAtgaattctcttcttctcaaaGCATTGCAACTTAGAACCTTTCAACAACAGAGGGATAATGTtttggcttcttcttcttctaatacttttaataataatattcatgATCATCGTCATCAAGCTGCCAATATTGTTCATTCTCAATTTGGaacaacaaatgaccatttgagCTGCTTCCAACCTTCTTCGTCTTCTAAAGTTTTTGAACCTTCATCACAGCAACAACAAGAGGAGCAACCATTGAACTTGGACTCCCTATGGTGA
- the LOC101204113 gene encoding uncharacterized protein LOC101204113 isoform X2 gives MRQLTGRIKEMKRFGINVEGTVVVLRHAALEKPFLPYLVPLFFLAWAFDKWVFSFSNWIPLAIAVWATLQYGRFQRQLLVEELNKKWKQIVLDTSPSTPLEHCEWLNKLLTEIWPNYINPKLSLKFSTIVEKRLKHRRPKLIERIELLEFSLGSCPPGLGLRGTQWSTSGNQRIMRLGFDWDTNEMSIMLLAKLAMPFTGTARIVINSIHIMGDLLLRPILDGRAILYSFVFTPEVRIGVAFGSGGSQSLPATELPGVSSWLVKLLTDFIVRTMVEPRRRCFSLPAVDLGKKAVSGTIYVTVISASKLSRNSLRGNSSRKPLSTYMNSPLDENLIDKDDLQTFVEVELDELSRRTAVRLGSNPVWNSTFNMILHEDTGTLRFNLYESNPSNVKYDYLASCEVKMKYAADDSTSFWAIGSDSEVIAKHSEFCGKEVEMVVPFEGVDCGELTVKLIVKEWQFSDGSHSSHNFQVRPQQSVNGSSNFASRTGRKMAITLVEGKDLSLKDKSGKCESYVKLEYGKALLKTRTGISVNPNWNQKFELDEIGGGEYLKVKCFGVDIFGDENIGTARVNLEGLHEGVVRDVWVPLEKVNSGELRLMIEAVKADDYEGSRGSNIGSNNGWIELVIIEAKDLVAADIGGTSDPYVRVQYGNLKKRTKVMFKTLNPHWNQTLEFPDDGSPLLLHVKDHNALLPTSSIGDCVVEYQRLPPNQMADKWIPLQGVKRGEIHVQITRKVPDLEKERRLSLEPSSDSESSVTKAHQVSSQMKQTISKFHALIEEANLDGLSAPLNELERLEELQEEYILQLETEQMLLISKVSMIVNFCTVLRLAGE, from the exons ATGAGGCAGTTAACTGGAAGGATAAAGGAAATGAAGCGTTTCGGGATCAATGTTGAAGGAACTGTTGTGGTTTTGCGTCATGCTGCTTTGGAAAAGCCTTTTCTTCCATATTTGGTTCCTCTGTTTTTTCTGGCTTGGGCTTTCGATAAatgggttttttctttctctaattggaTTCCGCTTGCTATTGCCGTGTGGGCGACTTTACAG TATGGGAGGTTTCAACGTCAACTACTAGTAGAGGAGTTGAACAAGAAATGGAAGCAAATTGTACTAGACACCTCG CCCAGTACACCACTTGAGCACTGTGAATGGTTAAATAAGCTGTTGACGGAGATTTGGCCTAACTACATCAACCCAAAACTTTCATTGAAGTTCTCTACTATTGTTGAG AAACGATTAAAACACCGGAGGCCGAAACTTATT GAGAGAATAGAATTGTTGGAGTTTTCTTTAGGCTCATGTCCTCCTGGCTTGGGTCTTCGTGGGACTCAATGGTCAACTTCTGGTAATCAG AGAATCATGCGCTTGGGTTTTGATTGGGACACAAATGAAATGAGTATTATGTTGCTTGCCAAGTTGGCCATGCCATTTACTGGAACTGCACGGATTGTAATCAATAGCATTCACATAATGGGTGAT CTTCTCCTGAGGCCAATCTTGGATGGGAGAGCAATTTTgtattcatttgttttcacTCCAGAAGTGAGAATAGGAGTTGCTTTTGGAAGTGGTGGAAGCCAGTCGTTACCTGCAACTGAGCTGCCGGGCGTTTCCTCTTGGCTG GTTAAACTTCTAACAGATTTTATAGTAAGGACAATGGTTGAACCTCGGCGCCGCTGTTTCTCATTGCCAGCTGTTGATCTGGGCAAAAAGGCTGTTAGTGGTACAATATATGTGACAGTCATCTCAGCCAGCAAGCTTTCCAGAAACAGCTTGAGAGGAAACTCTTCCAGGAAACCACTGAGTACTTATATGAATAGTCCACTAGACGAAAACTTAATTGATAAGGATGATTTGCAGACATTTGTCGAGGTGGAACTTGATGAGCTAAGTAGGAGGACTGCTGTAAGATTAGGCTCCAACCCTGTATGGAATTCAACATTCAATATGATTCTACATGAAGATACAGGAACTCTTCGGTTCAATTTATATGAGTCAAATCCAAGCAATGTGAAGTATGACTATCTAGCCAGTTGTGAAGTAAAG ATGAAGTACGCTGCTGATGATTCTACATCATTTTGGGCAATAGGATCTGACTCTGAAGTGATTGCAAAGCACAGTGAGTTTTGTGGAAAAGAGGTCGAAATGGTTGTCCCATTTGAAGGAGTCGATTGTGGGGAG TTAACAGTGAAGCTTATTGTTAAAGAGTGGCAATTTTCTGATGGTTCACATAGCTCGCATAATTTTCAAGTTAGACCTCAACAATCAGTTAATGGATCTTCAAACTTTGCTTCAAGAACTGGAAGGAAGATGGCTATTACCCTTGTAGAAGGAAAAGATCTTAGTTTGAAGGATAAATCTGGGAAGTGTGAGTCATATGTAAAATTGGAATATGGGAAG GCTCTCCTGAAAACAAGAACTGGTATTTCTGTAAATCCTAATTGGAATCAGAAGTTTGAGCTTGATGAGATTGGAGGTGGTGAATACCTCAAGGTAAAATGCTTTGGTGTAGATATATTCGGCGACGAAAATATCGGTACTGCCCGAGTTAATTTGGAAGGACTTCATGAAGGAGTAGTCAGGGATGTATGGGTCCCCCTCGAAAAAGTAAATTCTGGAGAACTAAGGCTAATGATAGAGGCAGTCAAGGCAGATGACTATGAAGGATCAAGG GGTTCAAACATAGGCTCAAATAATGGTTGGATAGAACTTGTTATCATAGAAGCTAAAGATTTGGTTGCTGCTGATATTGGAGGGACAAGCGACCCTTATGTAAGAGTACAATATGGaaacttgaagaaaagaacaaag GTTATGTTCAAAACTTTAAATCCTCATTGGAATCAGACCTTAGAGTTCCCTGATGATGGCAGCCCTTTACTGTTGCATGTGAAAGACCACAATGCTTTGCTACCCACATCAAGCATAGGTGACTGTGTTGTCGAGTATCAAAGATTGCCTCCAAACCAAATGGCTGACAAATGGATACCTCTTCAAGGGGTTAAACGAGGAGAGATCCACGTCCAAATCACAAGAAAAGTTCCAGAtctagagaaagagagaagactTAGTTTAGAACCCTCCTCGGATTCTGAATCATCTGTCACCAAGGCACATCAAGTTTCAAGTCAG ATGAAGCAGACAATCAGCAAGTTTCATGCTTTAATCGAGGAGGCTAATCTCGACGGTCTTTCGGCACCATTGAATGAACTAGAAAGACTGGAGGAACTGCAAGAGgaatatatattacaacttgAAACTGAACAAATGCTTCTTATAAGTAAG GTTTCCATGATTGTAAATTTCTGCACAGTTTTAAGGTTGGCTGGGGAATAA